A region of the Cannabis sativa cultivar Pink pepper isolate KNU-18-1 chromosome 3, ASM2916894v1, whole genome shotgun sequence genome:
aaataaaaattaaaagttacccaaatatcagttcaaatattaatggaatttgttttattattattttattatatataaataatattttattattttattaaataaaaattaaaaatcacccataaatttctcaaaaaccaagaattttagttatatagtcacactttatatagaacagatatgattatgaaaaaaaagaaaatgacaacactcttattttaattatacatgttataattaacaattatataataatgcctaatttatttctttctttttcccatacctttactatttatttctatttttttttttcactagcAATTTGTATATGGCAATGTTGAATGTGCCTCTCTTAAGTTGACTTTTAGTAATATGGCAATGTgaaccttaaaaataaaaaattaaaaaatgaaaaataaaaagagtagTAGGGATAAGGGACCACTTTGCATGTTCACTCTTAACATGAGAAGATTGATCCATTTattagttgatttttttttttatttttcaatttgaaATGGATTAGTGATCATTGATTTATTGAAaggttattatttaattatattattgaaaattttAGACCCTTTGAAGGATTGTGttatgtaaactttctatctataatttttgtatttaaaaaaatatttttagtctatttttgtATCATGATCGCatagttgtaattatttaagatcacttataattttttaaataattctgaataatttataatgtcgaaaataaaatttaaataattatttatcatgagtataagaaaaaataatcgtacgtacaacaaaatatataaatcttattttcaacagtaaattacttaatttttaaaaaattaaactaaatttttttcttgatgaCAAAACAAATAGGAGATCTATCAAAACACTGGACCTATATTATTTATACACATCCctttattattcttattattgtTGAAAACCAAGAGCCATATAGTCCTATATATAAGGGCAACTCCATATATGGAACTgcaaaattaaacaataaaaattgtGTTAAAATTCTCTCAAACCGAACAACATTGTAACAAAATTAAGTGGTGCTATAATGGCACCCtagcatttattattattattttttaaaggaAGTAAAATTTCATTAAATTAAATCAACTGTTACagaaaaattaatgaaatatagACAGACATTTGTCTAAATACAATCTCATATGAAACTAGTAATAGAAGAAGTGCCATGTGCAATACCATTCACAGAGCGCAAAATAACTTTGCAAGAACTAACAAATCCAAAAAAACATCGAAAatacataatattttattaatttgtgttataaaataataataaagaatattcttTTTGGTGGAATTTTAGTAAAAGATGGCCTATAATAATACATATGTAAtagttagttttttattttattttttatgaatccatatatttatcattaattatgagattatgtatatgtatattgtaAGGGTATAAAAgattaaaatacttaaaaattggaggattttcttatatttaaaaaaatttattgtttATCCTAAGTgcatttttacatgaaaaatcctttTTACTCACTTTATTACATTATTACCCTCACACGCCTATTACTACATTTATacttacaaacttatttttattacacatttacCACTTACTCATCATACCATGCATACACGTGTTCTATCCCCatgcatcatcaatcaaatcatactctcttccctctcttttttcattttgttttgatttcattttcTATTCTTCATTTCTGTTCTCTAAGTTCATTTTGAATTCAAGTAACCTCCATTAACCACTCACAATTTATCACGTTTTTCCCTCTTATTTTTGGTTCATCCACGAATTTTCAACTTCCTCTTAGCCCACGATTTAGCAACTGTTTTTCCCTCtctgtttcattttttttcaatcttattTATACCATGGCAATCACTCGGTCATCTTCATCCCCTTCTCCAGTTCTCAAAAAGAAATCAAAAATGGGCAAGAAATCTTTGGCCAACAAATCCAAGGGTAAACGCCCAATCATTGATGAttttgattctgattttgaagCTCCCATGCCGAAGCGTGTGAAACCCACTTCTTCGAAGAAATCGAAGCTGAACTTGGAGGAGTCCTCGCTTCCAGAAATTTCtgggaaaaaatttcaaaaacctGTTACACATTCTGCAGATCGGACTGAGGttggtttttagttttattttcgtttccccCTTTTCTTCCATTTCTGCTTTACCCAGATTTTTGGCGTTTCATGTTCATTTTGCTTTGTgtgattttagggtttcatttgtgcattttgtttcatgtttttaaattttttagttatttattgttgCTTTTGATCTTTCCATTTGATTCTGGTCTGGGTgttgttatttaattttgttttgttttctttatttttagtgtttttttgtgcttacaggttatgtgttttgttttcgTTTTTGGTGTTTTCAATCATTCTTCGTtagtttcttttcagtttttaaatagttttattCTTTTGGTATGTTTTGATGTGTTTTCGATTTTCATAAGTTTTTGTTGTTTGctgttatattttagatttcaaaacgattttcaaatctttgctctatattttcctatagttgtatatgttttttagtttgtttgttgttttaatatagttttgtTGTTCTTTTTATACTGCATTTTTCGATTTCTTTTAGGGTTAGttgtttactgttttttttatgtttccaaACGATTTAAGGTCTTTGCTGTTATTTTCTGTGTAGTTGTTTGCCATTgatagtttgtttttagtttgtttgtagtTGTATTACAGTTTTCATACTGTTTAACTCaggatttataatttatattggcCCTTTTTTGTTATGTTGCAGGTTTGGGACTGTAAATTTAGTCCTTCTGATTTTTACAGATCTAAGTGTGTGTGCACCAGTGTGTATTCTgtgataaataatattaaaaacactTTATCTGTTAATTTGCTTTCTTTGTTTCGTCAAACTCAGTTTGGGCATTTTCTGGATATGCCTGAGTTTGTTTTTCACCCACAAGTCGTTCATAGTTTACTACTTAAGGGAAGTTTTACAGCCTAATCCTAAGGAGTTTTGGGCTAAGGTTGCTGGCCGTTGCATACGGTTTAGTGCCGAAGAATTTTACCTTATTTCTGGTTTAGATTGTTTCGGTGATtgcaacaagttgttgttttcacaggaaacaaatcaattggtagaaacatgtttccgtggtgtaaaaactattgacaacaaagccatcgaggatgcttttttgggtagtcggtggggtttggatgagtctattggtttgaaaatggctgttttgtatttcattcagtgttttcttcttagcaatACTCCTGACAAAGAAGTGTCTAGGTTTGTTCTAGATGTAGTTGATAGCGGTCGGTGGGAtgagtattgttggggtagggaATCATTTGAATTGACAATTGACTCATTCAAAGGTAGGATTGAGCATGGGatcattatgaaaaatagaaaggcagagaagggaggccaatatgatggctggtatagggcattgggatgtccttgggtttttactgtttggttttatgaatgCTGTCCTGCAATGGTGAACTCTTTCTGTAAGAGAGTTTCATCTTCTATTCCCAGGATTCTGAACTGGAGCAACACCAtcgtcaccaaaaatccaacccTTCGAGACTTGAAGGGCAAGATTTTTGATTTACCTTTGGAGAAGGTACTTtacagtttctttactgtttttttccTGTTTCTTTTCAGTTTAATATATGtagttgttttttggtttttccaattgttttaattttttttcatactatgtTTAATTATGCTGTTCAGTTGAAGATAAAAAACATGCGTCCTACTGATGAAGAGAGGCAGCAGCTTCAACTTGACGGTCTATTTCTCGatgaatctattgatgaacGTGGTGTAGCGAAGCAATCCTTCGAGGGTGGCTCATCTTCAAAGAAGTCTGATTCAGCAGATATTGATTGGATGAAATCTAAGCTGGAGATGCTCAGTTCGAATCAATCATCATTGGCCGAGGACTTCATTTCGttgaggtgttttgttgattttaatttcaaatctgtaatgactgtaattaaggatatccaagagaaggttaatgccattcatcgtcgtccttctgacgaggtatttattcttattttattgtttaggtttttttattttttttttgtatagtttctttactgttttatttaagtttcattTATGTTGGCTGATACAGGGAAAGTCATCGGATGAATTAGTAACtcaagattctgatgatgatcctgatgatgatgatgatgatgatgatgccgaGGATGATGACAAGCAATTGCCTGATCCagaaaatattgattccgactccgacgatggtggtgagttggttaaagttggTGGGGATGCTGATGATGCTGACAAGGTCATATCGCCGTCCCTTCGCCGATGTGAATCCTTCTGAGGATGTTGGAGGGAGTGATAAAAATGTTAAGGATGTTGAGAAGCCGAAGGGCGATGAGTCTCGATTGAAGGGGGACGATTTCTTTGATGGGTTGAGCCAGCTTGTAATAGATGATGATCAAGTTGTGTTGGGGTGGCTTGGAGGTACATTGCTAAAATCAATGTaagtttacttttaattgttttcaaaaaaactaggtttctttttggttgctcATTAGTTTCTACTATGTTTTGCAACTGTTTTAAtgcattctttattttttaggtCCCCGCACCCAATCCAGATGTTGTTGGTGAAAAGTCAGATGCCATTCATACTGATGAAGAAACTGAGGATACTGTCTCTGATACACCTCTGTTGGATAAGAGGAAGCGTGCTCCGGCCTTGAAATCTCCATTTGTTGATTTCGGGTCTGCTGATGTTGGGAGCACTCCAATGGAGCTTATGTCCTCAGGTTCTCAGTCTGCTGGGGATGATAGGGATTTCAAAATGGTGACTTATGTGAAGGGCCTTTATGCTCTTAATGATGCTTTTGCTGATCCCGTATCTACCGAGATTGAGGCAAAATTTGACTCTTGGATTGGTGAAGGATTGCTTAAACATCCCAGGTGACTGTTTTTTATTAAAtctgtttttgtattattttttttttccagttttATTCCTGTTTTAATGCTGTTTTTTtgctgtttttttgttgttgtaggcattataattgttatgaagacggcgcaaagaaatttaccccgggttttaggctaggtgttgattatgttgaGGATAAAACTTGGTTTTACCATTTGGCCACATGCGACATGTTTATGAACGACTCGGTAAAGTTTCCAATTTATATTGTACTTATggtagtttgtttttagtttctttataaatgttttttagttttgatactacatttcagtttttttacagttgttaaaccttttcatttgtgt
Encoded here:
- the LOC133035516 gene encoding uncharacterized protein LOC133035516; amino-acid sequence: MAITRSSSSPSPVLKKKSKMGKKSLANKSKGKRPIIDDFDSDFEAPMPKRVKPTSSKKSKLNLEESSLPEISGKKFQKPVTHSADRTEVMCFVFVFGVFNHSSLVSFQFLNSFILLVWDCKFSPSDFYRSNLGIFWICLSLFFTHKSFIVYYLREVLQPNPKEFWAKVAGRCIRFSAEEFYLISGLDCFGDCNKLLFSQETNQLVETCFRGVKTIDNKAIEDAFLGSRWGLDESIGLKMAVLYFIQCFLLSNTPDKEVSRFVLDVVDSGRWDEYCWGRESFELTIDSFKGRIEHGIIMKNRKAEKGGQYDGWYRALGCPWVFTVWFYECCPAMVNSFCKRVSSSIPRILNWSNTIVTKNPTLRDLKGKIFDLPLEKLKIKNMRPTDEERQQLQLDGLFLDESIDERGVAKQSFEGGSSSKKSDSADIDWMKSKLEMLSSNQSSLAEDFISLRCFVDFNFKSVMTVIKDIQEKVNAIHRRPSDEGKSSDELVTQDSDDDPDDDDDDDDAEDDDKQLPDPENIDSDSDDGGELVKVGGDADDADKDVEKPKGDESRLKGDDFFDGLSQLVIDDDQVVLGWLGGTLLKSMSPHPIQMLLVKSQMPFILMKKLRILSLIHLCWIRGSVLRP